TAATTCTTTTTCTGCGtagggcgtcggatcatccggtctcTCTGAGCACTGATGTatccgttgagcttctgacaaCTGACGTAGCAGGCACTGGATAGTCCGAGGCGTTACTCCGAtggggcgtcggatcatccggtcctgaagagttttcttcttctccgcctGTAATGCTGACGTCATTAGTCTGGCGCATTAGTCCGAcggtgcgtcggatcaaccggtccTGAAGAGAACGCCTTGATccccaaacatgctctctgcagAATACTCCGACGATTAGTCCGACGCTTCTTGTCTTCacacgtcggatcatccggttgCACAGAAGTTTCTGCACTGAGTCCTGTATCCTGTCAGAATTAGTCCGACGACCTGCGTCGGTTAGTCCGACGGTGGGGTTGTCGGATAGTCCGACGACCCGTCGGATAGTCCGATCTCACTGTGTTTTTTCTGTTTTCTTGTTGCATTTGTCCAACTCGTCGCAGCGGTCATTTGGACACTTCAAATATATTCTATCTCTACTTTTTCCCTGCGACTTGTGTCTCGACGGTGGTTTGGACGCCTCGACGTTGAGTTGGACGTCTCGATGGTGGTTTGGACGTCTCGACGGTGAATTGGACGTCTCGTCGGTGGTTTGGACTTCATCCAAGGGACCTAACaaatcctacaaatatgatcttgCAAACCTATTAGTCCTATTAATTGcgttgtcactcaatcaccaaaatcactcgaaatggcctaaatggggccatgttcgttacaacacCGACCAAGATCGATCAGCCATCCATTTCTCTTCTTCGTTTCCTTTTTTTGGGGGGCATGATCTGCTTACTAATAAGTAGAATGAGTGAGCAAATCCAACATCATCTGAGACCTGACTACAGATCATCATCATTACCAGATACTTAGTATGCACAACACATGGGAGGTGTTCAGAGGTGACAGCTCGAGCGCGAGCGACCTGCTCTTCACCGTGAAGAGGTCGACGCTCCTGCAGCTGAGGACGGAGATGGATGTCTTCTTGGCCGGGAACACCGCGAAGCAGGCCTGCGACTTCAAGATCAAGGGCAGCTACTTCGTCTTCTACCTCGGCGACTCTGACACCATGATCGCTCAGGTGAGCTCTACTTCTAACAACCACGCTTTGGTTTGGGAGTTTTTGCAGAATATTCAGATAGCAGTTAGCATAGTAACTGTAGCCAACCTGTTGGCCgtttggtgctgctgcagattAGCCGGAAGTACACTGCCTCCAATGTGCTGCTGGGAAAGGACACGTTCAATGTCCCGGGCGTTGACCATGTGTTCGTCGCGGCTCTTGTGGTGGTTCTGGATGAGGTCCACAGCAGGGATCGAAACTACTGATGATCCACACACACCTATACCAGCAAGCTTCCATCGAGTTCGACGCCTGTCATATGTTATCACAAGTTGTTATGTGCAAATTTCT
This portion of the Panicum virgatum strain AP13 chromosome 2N, P.virgatum_v5, whole genome shotgun sequence genome encodes:
- the LOC120658717 gene encoding protein LURP-one-related 15-like gives rise to the protein MASPFGYEPLQPPVVVVSPQFCAPDVVPLTVTKKVASLSGGDFTVTDSNGAVVLQFKGSVWSVRNRRVLLDAAGQPILSMHEKILSMHNTWEVFRGDSSSASDLLFTVKRSTLLQLRTEMDVFLAGNTAKQACDFKIKGSYFVFYLGDSDTMIAQISRKYTASNVLLGKDTFNVPGVDHVFVAALVVVLDEVHSRDRNY